taTAAAATGAAAGCTCACCGTTTGAAGAAAGGCAGTCGTGAAGGTGTGTCAGTTCAGTGCAGCCACAGCGAAAGTGATTTGTGTGGTGTTAAAagtgttataaaaataatcaccaTGAAGCAAGTGCGTAAGAACTGAGATTTTCCATCCTTGTCGGACAAAAGCTAACGTGCAGAATGTGCTAAAATACAGTGTTCCGATTCGGTTTCTTCGTTTCCAGCTTTTGTACATTCCCTGTCTGCTCCTAGCGCTTCAAACGGCAGCTGCTGTGGAAGAACACCTAGAAGAGGCGGAAGCGTCCAGTGAACATGAGCAGGTCGTACCACAGATTGCACAGGATTATGAGCACCATGAGCCGCACGATTATTACGCTTACCCGAAGTACAAATTCGAGTACGGCGTTAAGGATCCGCACACTGGCGACCAAAAAAGCCACTGGGAGGAACGCGATGGCGATGTTGTGAAGGGTGTCTACTCGCTGTACGAACCGGACGGATCGGAGCGGGTGGTGGTGTATCGGGCCGACAAACTGCATGGATTCGAGGCGCACGTCAAGCACATCACCCACGGTGGCCACGTGCAGTCGTACGGCCAGGAGCACGCCTATCTCGGGGAGGTTCACGGTGAGCATGGCTACAGCTACAGCAATCAACACCTGGAGTAAGCGTAATCGGAGGTCAAGCGGTTCGCATCGTACCAAAGAATCGATCTCAGCCAAGtgtatctttttttccatACTCAATAAATAGTTTTCCCAACGAACGCGTCCGTGGTTACGTCGTGTTTGCGAGCTTGCGAACGTGAAACTCCCGGGATGGCAACGGAGGTTCCATAAATCATAAACGTAAGCGATCCTCTTGATGGTGGAGAATTGCTAATCCAATTTTAGGTATCCATTTGATGCAGCTccttcttgaaaaaaaaataagttgaaTAATGCTAATCGTGCGCCAGCTCTCGATAATGGTAACATAAACCCAAGAGGTGCGTCCAAACACGCCTCGCCTAAGTTCGACAACCACCCaccaacaaattcccatgaagGAACGATCGCACAACCTCCGGGAAACAAtctcatcccaaaaaaaaaaaaaaaacatgagccGCACGCTCCCACGTCAATGTTGGAAGTTTGCAAACGTTTTGTATGGGTGTCGGTGGCGCTTTTACATAATCTTGCAGCTCGCACCGCGCCGCAATGGCATAGGTATGATTGATCCACGCTCCACGGTAACGATGACACGAAAACGGTAATTGTTCTGCTGTCTCCATTTCCATCTAGCCGTAGGGAAACGAAGTTCCTAGCGATTGAACGAGACGATGTCCCTTTTATGGTCCTACGCTTGAACCAAAAGAGGCAAAGAAAATGCTGAAAATCACAAACACCAGTTAAAAATGACTGACCCAATGTATGTGAGTGTTCATGCATGGGCATGGGAACGGAACACGCAAATGCAGCCACAAAGGCAtggaaattgaaatgtttgaagGATTGATTAATGGATCTTTGATTGTGCCGGTGAAGTGGCCGCCAGTATTCCCATTGCTGTTCCATTTGCTTCTTCTAATCTCCCAGTAATAATTCGTGTGCGATAATTTCTGCCTCTCTTCCATAAATGGTTCAGTTCGAGTGCAAAGGGTTCGCTTTTTATTCCACCTTGATGAAGCATAAGAAGTGTGCCACACGAGCTGCATGGAAAAGAGAGTTGTAGTACGAGATGGAATGTCACGGCACATGAAGATCAGCTACCCTCCTTGGGCGAAAGGGAAGGTTGATTTTTATCAGCAGCACCCAGATGGTAATGCGATACTGCACTCTCGCGTTACCGGCTAGTCGGACCGAGCACCAGTTGGAAGGAAACGGCGTAACGGGCTTAGAGACCGTTGCGTAAGggtcaattaatttttcagcGAATGTGGGctgggaaaattggttttgggCTGCTCCAGTTAAGTGCTTATGCTATACACCACCTACCGGCCAACAATTTAGGAAACATGACGTTTGGTACGGTgcggatgatgttgatgatccGCGCATTGAAGTCACTAACGGGAGCGTGCCAGTCTGTCCAAACCGGCATAGAACTCTACCGCTCATATGGCCACACGACGGCTCAATGGATTGTAACAgggctttttttgtgaaagtaCGATTAAATAAAGTTCCCTTTCGTACAGTTTGGTTTGATTGGCTTTTTTGAACAGGATAATCGGTTCTGCTGTAACGCATGAGGTGATTAAGTTTGAGGCAATGACGGTCTGATTATCTGCAGCTCAAGTGTTTTCTGTTTCACCGGTATTCGataaacttataccaaacgaGCCTTTTATTCAATTTGATTTGAAAGAAATGTGTCGCTAGTTGAATTAATCAAACAAGTGCAAGGAGATTGAGCAACCTATTTTTGGCGTGATATGGTAAGGCGTAAATTTTTTGGTTACGAATGATTTTCGTATGGGTAACAAAATGGACATTGGAATGAAAATCAATGAAAGCGACACTTATGTATAATTACTATAATGCAAGGAAAATGctttacaaaaattaaatatttatagcaaaattcCCAAAACCAAGTCAGGCGATCTTTCATCCAAAATTAAAAGGTAAAAAGTTTTCAGATAACATATTTCACACTATATATTTGGAAAAGTTTCTCAAAACTTTGAAACGCTTGGTTATATTGATAGTGATCGTCATACTATAAAAGCTGATCTAAATCATCTTGAGCTATGggtaaatataattaaataaatccaGCGTGTGCAGGAGAAGGCCTTTGAGTTTGTAGTGTCTAAAAGATGAATgagaaagaagataaaaagcGATGTTGATAAACGTCGGCTCAAACTCAATTTTCATCGCTTATTGAATAtaacaacaattttttatgaattttttacTCCGTTTATATTAAatcacaaaatgaaaaaccttGTGTGCAACTTTGCTATATACGCTGTGAAATCATCAACAATGTATATCCATTTGGTTGTAATGTAATTGATTGAATTCCATAGACTCCGTTCAAGAAACATTCATTTAGTCAAATActgacacaaaaaaatcaatgttcTACCAATTGTATCATCTAACATGCAGTAAACCGTGTTTGTCGTACCATGTCGGAAGGGAATTCCATTCAATCATTGCAGCTTGCGTCTACTGCAAACTCTTTTCATTAATCTTTACCTAAGAAAAGAACTCTAGTGTCACCCCTTTGGTATGAACCTAATCAAGTCACATCAAAAGGAAACACACCTCCCACCATCGTGTCATGATTGTCCAATAAAGGACTGGAACGTTTACATCGTACAAGAATCTCTGGGTGTAGAATTGGGTTTCACATTGCTGTGCGCGGATGCGATGCCATTGGGGATGCCTTTTTGAGCCAGAGGTTCGGGATTGAGTCTAGTTTTGCTTATTCAATTATCTCGTTGCATCAAACATCACTGTGTATAGATGGAATGTCAATGTAAGGTGAGAACACTATGGCACGGGCCCGAATCGTGCAATCAAGGCCCGAGCGATTCGTCCACGAGCATGACACTGCACTTGCCGTTGTTGTGCGAAGAGCGGTTCGAAGTACAATTAATTAAAGATCCGACTAATGGAGCTACCAGTTCATCATGTTGATGATCATCGTTGGTGAGGACATTTGTGTGTCAAAGCCATATGGTTGAAGTTTTAGTTTCTAGTAACTCTTTTAAATAAGGATATATACAAAGGTAAAGAGACCACGACCAGCTACTACGCTTTCtgtatacaaataaaaatataaattgagtTCATAATAGTTGatagaaatttaataatttaagaaatttaaaatatttctctgGTAGTAAAGCTATGAAGTGGCTTGACGCATCCccttaaatttttatataattttattatgatGCATAAAACTTCCAAACTACCTTTTTGTATaatcaaaaactaaaaaaatttgGCAAAGTATTGATATATTTGAACCCATTTCAGCCACCCAATTGTCATTTTCCGGTCATCGATCGATTTAGATCAAAAGCCCGCGAGCAAAAATTTACCTCCTTCTCGCAAGATCATAAATCGTTCGTTCACTCGATCGGCATAGAGCAAAGCAACAGTTCACGTCACTATCGGTTTctttgcacacaaacacgcccTACTAGCTACCGTTTTGATGTTGTGTGGTACAATAAATCTGGGAGAAGCTCGAAGGCGTTATTGATCGTAGCTCATAAAGAATATAACGATACCGCCCAAAGCTATGCGCAGTACGATGCACAAAGATGTGATTAGAAAGGTAGAGTCGAAGGCGTGCGAATGGCACGCGAGTATAATTCAAAATAGATCTTtcaataagaaaagaaataaattccttGAATGAACTATTTCTTTTATTGCCATTCGTAACGGATCATCTAAGTAGATAATTATCACGAAAAGTGCTTAAAATCGTTCATCAACCTAAAAACCCTTCGTCATGACACGCAATCGGCAAAAAGGTGCGAAATTAATGAAGTGGAGCAATAGCGACACAATTGCATCACCGACACGTTCGCATAATTTAATCAACCGACAGCGATCAATATTTTTGCGTGACCTTTCCAAACGTAAACTCACACACGACACCGTCCGGGCACACCTCCTCACGTCGATCAGAGTGATACATGCAAAGGGTAAGTCTTTGGTGCAATTTCCAACACCCGTCTCATATATGCTTCTTTCCCTCCActttatcaatcaatcaaacgtCACCCCGAATCATTATCATAATGGAGAGCAAACATTTAGCATCGGAGTCACACCtactaataacttctggcgcactAACGCACCATTCGCGAGCGGTAATGGATACGCGAGAGTACGAACGGGTAAGTCGATCAAGTGATTTACGCAGACTTTAAGGTGTCTGCAACGCATTACGAACTTTAAAGCAGGAAAGCCGCATGACAACATTGTTGTTATTATGTGCAGCAGGTTACTGTTAGCCTGAAAATATTATACTTTTGGCGATCATGATAGAAAGCTACTAGGAACGCTAGAAGCCGGTCCCACTCGTACGTGTGTGGGAGTTTTGAATTAATTGGTCTATAATGTATGTAATTTATTTGGTTTCGTAAGTGCacgtgttgatttttttttgttgtagttatGAGCCAGGATTCCGTTCCCTTGCAACATTTCACCCCCACGGACACAGAGCGAGTCTCGTTAATTGCACATGAAATAAACTGCAACACACATTGCCTTCGTTGCGGTACGATCACGACTCGACCTAAGCCACAGTTCAAGATCAAGGTCAGAGCCGCGGtaaacacacgcatacacacactcatGTCAAACGGAACCGTAAACGATTGTGCGGATCGTTTCGGCTCAATTATCCGATCACACAGGCAACGCAAAACCGCATGTGTATGTATGGCTGCGACGCGGTTTGCTCTTGACAACCGTCAGATGATCACATCCGTTGCAGATTCATCCGAccaatttgattatttttatgctgGCTGGTCGTGTGTTTCCGCAGTTCCACCTTGAAGATGAGCATCGACGCGGAAGAGTTCGTGATTTAAGCGAGGACACAAGCGACGAACGTACCGAAGCGGTTGGGACTGCGATTTATGGTGGAGCAATAAAGCGCTactcaaataaaaaagaaaaaaaaacaaataataaaaacaaacgaaccatGCTCCTTCGTAAGATGACACGATGTCAGACAGGATGGCAGAATTTCCCCACCGTTTATCGCGTCTATGACGCATCGTATACAAAGTCAAAGCgcgaacaaaaaagcacacttTGACAGTAACAGAAACTCGTTTCAATCGAACGGAATACTTATGCCGTCTGACGTATAGGAAAACACATGCTGCTCAATGAAACAATTGCTAGTTTTAATCATACAGGTGAGAACGTTTTGCAAAAGTGCGCCGTTAAAGACTCGGCAAAACGAAGGAAACGCGATTCGTTTTTGTTCCGGAATGTTTTTCAATCGTGAGAGTTTGAACGGTTGGCGCATGAACGTTACGTCAAAAGCCACTTCAACGCTTCGCTTCGTTCGATAGAATTATTACGACGGTTGATTACGCATCTCGGCTAGTGATGGGTTGGTGATTCGCAAATCGCACGGTTGCATTCCTTGGCATTAAATAGCAATTTGCATGCTGCGTCGTACGGCTAGTTGGTCTGAAATTATGAAGCTTAATTCACCGTTCCGTTCGCTACGGCTTGTTTTGGAAGGATTGGTTATGAACGGTAGCACCAGTCGTCCCACGCAATGTGAATACGAATGCCGATGAAAATACAAATGCGCAAAGAAACTAGCCCACACCAAACTGCAAATGTTTGCCGAAACTTACCATCCAAAACTGATGATTTCGCcgcattttgtttatttgaataCTGGAAGGTGAAGATACCAACTGTTCACTCACTATTTTAGTTGTATCGGTTtactttttgcacaaaaatctTATTTTGTCTTTCTGAAAATGagtttaaataatgtttttacatTAGTTTTCACGCTTTTGCACGTTGTTTTTTACCGAATCGATACTTAAATAATTTCACTGCACATTTTTACACCGAGTGTTATTGATGAACTTAAATTAATCATGACGTGTTTGCACAACacattgaataaaaattgaaaagttttcaatATTCTGCTCATGAATGCATATCGCTGCTACACGTAATCGTGCACCTCGTGCCATTGAAGAATATTTCATACACCggcgagaaacaaaacatacaaaagacTTCATCGAATCGTATAAAAGGACCTGCTGGTGACGATCATAAAAGGCTACCGATAAACAATCGGCTGCACGCACGAACATGACATGAGActgcaaaaaacaatttccaaccCAAACAAAAAGAGCTTTTTGAATCCTCTCTTCATTTTTCCCCCTGTCCATTGAATCGGTAAGTGCACGTAATAAATTATGCATGGAAATGGCGGGGAAATATGCCAATGGTGAGGCGTAAGCAGTCGCGTTGCCTACTTGATCAATGCTTTCTTTTatgttctttctttctgtACTTGCACGGCCAGAGCAGCATGGTGCACTGCTCGTAACAGTTCGATTCCCACCAAGACTTATGGACGAACGTTTGCAGAATGCTTTCTTTACTAGTGTGTCGTCCGTACTTGGCTACTTTCAATGTAATTCCTTTGGCTGGCTTTCGAACGCTTATGCAGTTGATAGTGCATTTTGGTAAATAAATGATGCCGtatttgttgaatttgaaCGTCACCACAGGGTGAGTTGTGTAAcgaatttataaaagtataaaaaatatgatcatATTCTTATCATTTACCCAAACAAGGCATTCATATTACTagaaagacttaaaatttgaaattttataaaaaatattttgaatgaattttattcgacataaacaaaataaaaatacactaCCAAGCTGCAAGTCTCAAAAAGAGTTTTCATCTACAATTTTAATATGTTCCTTTGAATCGCAATGATTCTCTACAAAAACTTTACGCATGTACGACTACGTAACTTATGGCTTAAAAACACtcagatttgtttattttacaccAGGGAATTAACATTTATCGTAACACTAAACATGACCGTACAGAtaagggaaaacaaattcaacctAAGCGGACAATTTTCCCTCCGAAAGCTGCTCAGATACGGGTAGGTTAAACCCGTATCAATTCATTCGACAAACTGCTGCAAGTCAGCtttcgtggttttttttcaccagtGCCCGCCAGCCGACGTACTTGTGCAATCGTATCGCCCGGCGCGACGCGCCCTAGTGACGGAACGCGATTTGACCCGGTGCTGTTGGAGCGTTGCtgaatgtttgcttttccttcgGCAACACCAGGCCCGCCGGCGCGAAAAGAGGTAAGTTTTGTTTGACTGCAAAATTGGACTCAAACGAACGCCGACCGTCAAACGTCGTACACGTACTAGACATGGCAGAAGAGGGCACCGGTACGAGTACGAGTACGCTTAACGCAATAAATAGGAGAAAAAGTCGCTACACTCTCGTAAATTATCGACAACGTGCATTCTGGTCGGGTTGCTCCAGCATCGCTATATCGATATCGAGCCACCAGCATGTGAATGTTAATTCGATATCGGGTCCGATTTGCATAAAGCGAACTACCTTCGAAAGGTGGGTAGGAAAAGTCACGCTCACAAACGTTCGATGCTCGTCCTACGACGAGCTTGCGTCAGAGCTTCAAATACCGGGCCGGGTTGGGATCGGAAAATCTCGAACGACAACGCAAGCGCAGGCACACGCACCAAAGCGCCCCTGTTGCGTTTGGTTTCACTCCGGTTCGAGCACCACGACCAAAGCACGAGCTGCTTTCTTTCGTCGCGACCCCTGCAGGTTCGGTAGGGGCGTACGATAGTGGAGCACCGATTGGGCTGGAAGCTGTTTGCATGATAAACATTCCTCGCTTTGAGGTGGATGGGTTCCGGGCGGATGGGTACGTACGGGAGTTCGGGTCAGTCGGGCAGTGGGCTGATGCGACAAAACCCGCCCCGATTGCAGTGCGTATCGGTGGATGTGTGCGACGAATCGCTAATTGTGGAGCAATTATTGTAATGAGTTTGCTTCATTGCAATGTGTCATTGCGTTTAGATGGtgcgttgggttttttctttttttaactattttttcgACAGTGTTAAAAATTTGGAATACCATATCTGACACGCTAAGCTAAGAGTTATCGATGTAACACAATTTAGTTTTGCTATTAGGTAACGTGAACCGAAAAGGAATGATTTCCGGTGGGAGTATCTTGAGTTACACGTGCGAACATAAATCCTAATTTATGTTGATGaaatttttgtgctttttaattatcatttgaataatttgaGTTTTCATCTTAGCTAAATATGAAATCGTTACTTGTATGTTTCGATTTAATACTATATGTTACTTTTGAACAATATACGCATAAAATGCATTATGTTGATTAATTTCTTTATATTGAACACAACAGTATTAAATGTTGCCATAATCAATCTAAAAAGCGCAATAAACGATAAAACTATTCATTTTTGGTATGTTTAGAAACATACTAATAGGAACATAAATTCATTACTTTCATGATGTGAAGAGATTTAAAACGCCATAAAAAGCCACTTAAAACATCTGTCAGAAGTAATCATCATTTGATTTCATGTCCCGTTAGGAGTGTATAAGATTAAAAATGAATGGATTTgcatgttaattaaaaaaatctggaaCCCCCATGTTCGTCTAGGCACTTGTTCCTCATTCAACGGCTTTACATTTTAATACTTTCCATTTCTATCTACACGGTTGACGTAACAACCCCCGTaagcattttatttccattccaattcgaaccatttttccaagaaagaaaaaaaactcaaaaacttGTCCTGAAGCTAAAGCGAGGATGCCTAGAACCAGCTAGACGGCTCGTCCGTTTCGATCGCATCACCTGTACACCAGCGGCACTAAGCTGTTCTAGATTCTGTGTCCAAGAAAGGTTCACTGAAAAGCATGG
The DNA window shown above is from Anopheles funestus chromosome 3RL, idAnoFuneDA-416_04, whole genome shotgun sequence and carries:
- the LOC125768922 gene encoding uncharacterized protein LOC125768922 encodes the protein MILCFSYKMKAHRLKKGSREGVSVQCSHSESDLCGVKSVIKIITMKQLLYIPCLLLALQTAAAVEEHLEEAEASSEHEQVVPQIAQDYEHHEPHDYYAYPKYKFEYGVKDPHTGDQKSHWEERDGDVVKGVYSLYEPDGSERVVVYRADKLHGFEAHVKHITHGGHVQSYGQEHAYLGEVHGEHGYSYSNQHLE